The following are encoded together in the Pedobacter steynii genome:
- the hemW gene encoding radical SAM family heme chaperone HemW, with amino-acid sequence MPFCKKACTYCDFHFSTSLKYMEEMTDAICTEIIRKKDRISDQQVGSIYFGGGTPSILPSTGFEKIFNTLTRHFSISSDAEITIEANPDDLDAKKIKELKQLPVNRFSIGIQSFFDEDLIWMNRAHHSGEAENCIKRSQDAGFENLSIDLIYGYPMLTDQKWLSNINKAIEFQTPHISAYSLTVEPRTALASAIKRGKQVPVNDEQSADQFISLIEQLGKSGYEHYEISNYSKPGKYAVHNTNYWRGIPYIGIGPSAHGFDGQTRYLNIANNAAYLSDIREGRLPETIETLDHYDRFNEYIMTSLRTMWGTSLNKIEVDFGKIFLTDILKNIKPFIERKWLMNDKEHLTLTLDGKLFADHIASELFLIPEDHH; translated from the coding sequence ATCCCATTCTGCAAAAAAGCCTGCACCTATTGCGATTTCCATTTCAGTACCTCTTTAAAGTATATGGAGGAGATGACTGATGCCATTTGCACAGAAATTATCCGGAAAAAAGATAGAATTTCAGATCAACAGGTGGGTAGCATCTACTTTGGTGGAGGCACTCCTTCTATTCTGCCTTCCACGGGTTTTGAAAAGATTTTCAATACGCTGACCAGGCATTTCTCTATTTCCTCTGATGCGGAAATCACCATTGAAGCCAACCCGGACGACCTGGACGCTAAGAAGATTAAAGAATTAAAGCAATTGCCTGTCAACCGCTTCAGTATCGGAATCCAGTCTTTTTTTGACGAAGACCTGATCTGGATGAACCGGGCACACCATTCCGGCGAAGCCGAAAACTGTATCAAAAGAAGTCAGGATGCCGGATTTGAGAACCTAAGCATCGACCTCATCTACGGATATCCTATGCTGACTGATCAGAAATGGCTGAGCAATATCAATAAAGCAATTGAGTTTCAAACCCCACATATTTCAGCTTATTCCCTGACCGTAGAGCCTCGGACAGCGCTTGCGAGTGCGATAAAAAGAGGTAAACAGGTGCCCGTTAACGACGAGCAAAGTGCAGACCAGTTCATCTCACTCATCGAACAACTTGGAAAATCGGGATATGAACATTACGAGATTTCCAACTATAGCAAACCGGGAAAATATGCCGTCCATAATACCAATTACTGGCGTGGCATTCCATACATCGGGATCGGTCCTTCGGCACATGGTTTCGACGGACAAACACGATACCTGAACATTGCAAATAATGCAGCCTACCTCAGCGATATCAGAGAAGGTCGCTTGCCGGAAACCATAGAAACACTTGACCACTACGATCGTTTCAATGAATACATCATGACTTCTTTGAGAACCATGTGGGGAACAAGCCTGAATAAAATTGAGGTTGACTTTGGCAAAATATTTCTGACAGACATCCTTAAAAACATCAAACCTTTTATCGAAAGGAAATGGCTGATGAATGATAAGGAACACCTAACTTTGACCCTGGATGGGAAACTTTTTGCAGACCATATTGCTTCTGAATTGTTTCTGATACCGGAAGACCACCATTAA
- a CDS encoding class I SAM-dependent methyltransferase, with translation MKKDNRKNAFEVYNEVSDWFAENRDRGLIEKPYLDQVIALLNRNARILDLGCGTGQPILDYLTRQNLNVTGVDASQKILNLARKNFPSTVFIQADMRQLSLGNKFDAIIAWHSFFHLPGEDQPAMFKVFSNHLQPNGILLFTSGTEHGEAWGLIGGEKLFHASLSTKEYTQLLTNHNFTLLNHQVNDPNCGNATIWMAKYTPDNQHKDPKIG, from the coding sequence ATGAAAAAGGATAATCGCAAAAATGCCTTTGAGGTCTACAACGAGGTCTCTGATTGGTTTGCTGAAAACCGGGATAGGGGCTTGATAGAGAAGCCTTATCTTGATCAGGTAATCGCTCTTCTAAACAGGAATGCCCGGATTTTAGATCTTGGCTGCGGAACAGGGCAACCAATCTTAGATTACCTGACCAGACAAAACCTAAATGTTACGGGGGTGGATGCCAGTCAAAAAATACTGAACCTGGCCAGGAAAAATTTCCCATCCACAGTCTTTATCCAGGCCGACATGCGCCAGCTTTCATTAGGCAATAAGTTTGATGCAATTATTGCCTGGCATAGCTTCTTTCATTTACCTGGTGAAGATCAACCGGCAATGTTTAAAGTTTTCAGCAATCACCTCCAGCCCAATGGAATTTTGCTATTCACTTCTGGGACAGAGCATGGTGAAGCCTGGGGACTGATCGGCGGAGAAAAACTATTCCACGCTTCATTGAGTACAAAAGAATATACCCAACTTTTAACAAACCATAACTTTACCTTATTAAATCACCAGGTTAATGATCCCAACTGTGGCAATGCAACCATCTGGATGGCAAAGTATACTCCCGATAATCAACATAAAGACCCTAAAATCGGATAA
- a CDS encoding RNA polymerase sigma-70 factor has translation MQITKSVFKVQFVAGAKMLTYSLLSDLELTALLKEGDAAAYTVVYNRYFNELYIHAYARLRDKEEAQDVVHELFATLWNKRAELMFKSSLPAYLYTAVRNRILDVIAHQQVESRYVTSLQHFIEEGYCITDHQVRERQLAALIEKGISELPPKMRAIFELSRKHAMSHKEIAEQLNLSEQTVRTQVKNALRILRLKLGLMLFLSL, from the coding sequence GTGCAAATAACAAAATCTGTTTTTAAAGTTCAATTTGTAGCGGGGGCGAAAATGTTGACTTACAGCTTACTATCAGATTTAGAATTAACAGCGCTTCTGAAAGAGGGGGATGCTGCCGCTTACACAGTGGTTTATAACCGATATTTTAATGAATTATACATCCATGCATATGCTAGGTTAAGGGATAAAGAGGAAGCCCAGGATGTGGTGCATGAATTGTTTGCCACACTTTGGAATAAGCGCGCTGAGCTAATGTTTAAGTCCAGTTTACCAGCCTACCTCTACACAGCAGTCCGCAATAGAATACTGGATGTTATTGCTCATCAGCAGGTGGAATCCCGGTACGTTACTTCCTTACAACATTTTATCGAGGAAGGCTATTGTATCACTGATCATCAGGTACGTGAGCGACAGCTTGCAGCACTTATTGAAAAAGGAATTTCAGAATTACCTCCTAAAATGAGAGCAATCTTTGAACTCAGCCGGAAACATGCCATGAGCCATAAAGAGATTGCAGAACAATTAAACTTATCAGAGCAGACAGTGAGAACACAAGTTAAAAATGCATTGAGAATATTGCGTTTAAAGCTTGGATTGATGCTTTTTCTAAGTCTGTGA
- a CDS encoding FecR family protein — MRNKEAKELLIKYKERTCSEEERVLLESWYLNYEDELSDLSPEVLAEAKAKVWAALPVHQARRPAIRLWTRVAAAASVVVCLAIGWWFFQNHKEVRPMASKEVAARILAGGNKAVLTLADGSEISLNDVANGELASQQGIVITKNKDGQLEYRVDTGNGVAMKGEHFNTISTPAGGQYQVILPDGTKVWLNAASSLKYPTVFGSQERKITLKGEGYFEVAHDQTRPFKVQSNNQTVEVLGTHFNISAYENDGVIKTTLLSGKVQVMTPHTKAATVLKPGEQSVLEDNSLKVSEVMTEDEIAWKNNSFVFNNEKLGSIMRKIARWYDVEVICPPDLAESVFVGSGSRSKSLGWTLEKLESTGTVHFKVEGRRVTVMP; from the coding sequence ATGCGAAATAAGGAAGCAAAGGAATTACTGATTAAATACAAAGAGAGGACCTGTTCGGAAGAAGAGCGGGTGCTGTTGGAAAGCTGGTACCTGAATTACGAGGATGAGCTTTCAGATTTAAGCCCCGAAGTATTAGCGGAGGCAAAGGCTAAAGTATGGGCAGCCTTGCCTGTTCATCAGGCCCGCCGGCCAGCCATACGTTTATGGACCCGGGTTGCCGCGGCGGCTTCCGTTGTTGTTTGTCTGGCGATAGGCTGGTGGTTCTTCCAAAACCATAAAGAAGTAAGGCCGATGGCCAGTAAAGAAGTGGCAGCCAGAATATTGGCGGGAGGAAATAAAGCGGTTCTGACTCTTGCCGATGGATCGGAAATTTCTCTGAATGATGTCGCAAATGGGGAGCTGGCCAGCCAGCAGGGAATTGTGATTACTAAAAATAAAGATGGCCAGTTGGAGTATCGTGTTGATACAGGCAATGGAGTTGCAATGAAAGGGGAACATTTCAATACCATCAGCACACCTGCAGGAGGTCAATATCAGGTGATCCTGCCGGATGGGACTAAGGTATGGCTGAATGCAGCATCCTCTTTAAAATATCCAACTGTTTTTGGCAGCCAGGAGCGAAAAATAACCCTTAAAGGAGAAGGGTATTTTGAGGTGGCACATGATCAGACCAGGCCATTTAAAGTTCAGTCAAACAACCAGACAGTGGAGGTCTTAGGAACCCACTTTAACATTAGTGCTTATGAAAACGATGGTGTGATCAAAACAACACTCCTTAGCGGAAAAGTACAGGTAATGACGCCACATACTAAAGCAGCGACTGTACTTAAACCAGGAGAACAGTCAGTATTAGAAGATAATTCCTTAAAGGTATCTGAAGTTATGACCGAAGATGAGATTGCCTGGAAGAACAATTCCTTTGTTTTTAACAACGAAAAGCTGGGCAGTATCATGAGAAAAATAGCCAGGTGGTATGATGTGGAAGTTATATGTCCACCCGATCTGGCCGAATCGGTCTTTGTAGGTTCGGGGTCAAGAAGTAAAAGCCTTGGCTGGACGCTTGAAAAGCTGGAATCAACAGGGACAGTTCATTTTAAGGTTGAAGGAAGGAGGGTCACTGTGATGCCATAA
- a CDS encoding SusC/RagA family TonB-linked outer membrane protein, whose translation MNFYRTFKYGRSGRIYARILLKLKLTFILLTTVILQVSATGYAQVTLKESATPLEKVIQKIRRQSGYDFFYNAGMLIKARPVTINIRNAEVEEVLELCFKDQPFTYKIEQKTIVIRYLDVVELQNRAIIVRGRIIDETGKPIPGASIRYAGTATERGQTVSSDENGQFRIVVPSEKTVLLISFVGYKTQEVKLRPGQPPLTIKMEQAENKMNEVVISTGIFRKTDKSFTGASTTVTAKELQQFGNRNLITSLRNIDPSFNLIESNMFGNNPNRMPEIQIRGNSSIPNVNQLEDQTKVGLNTPLIILDGFQSTVQKMLDINENEVESITILKDASATAIYGSRGSNGVVVITTKAPRPGKLRITYRGDVSVEAPDLSAYQLLNGRDKLELERRAGYFDHTTSGNGESDRAEDVIRLQRYYNYLLNEVNSGVNTDWLSMPTRTSVGQKHNLRLEGGDTKFRYAASAQYNDVEGVMKGSNRKTFNGAITLSYLLENVKFRNNLQIADGNSAESPYGKFSDFVKMNPYWRPYDSDGNVIKELGYPGSLDYTGYWRNLPVNPLYDATLNTFDKSSRSEITNNTSVEWTIMKDILFRAQLGLSKRVEQTDRFRPADHTAFTNYAIEDFFRRGDYKYGISNAFAYDGSLNLSYTKVFGEKHTVFAGADYNMRQDKGSAYNFLTEGYSNADLDFMSTGLQYEKNGKPSGYESLSRAIGLTGNLNYIYDNRYFADVSMRIDGSSQFGTSKRFAPFWSTGIGWNIHNEAFFKGSKVVNRLKLRGSAGITGSQNFSAYQSLSTYQYYTDDRYFNWNGAYLLGLGNKDLQWQQAMKYNIGVDAEFLNSRLRLTGDYYIENTNDLISSVNLPASNGFDSYIANIGRMRNKGFEIKATGYVMSRPQQGFFWSVSAALIQNRNKVLETSQAMKDAQRKLQNDTGAPQTLYVEGYSSNAIWVVPSLGIDPSTGKELYLGKDGLPTYVWRGKDVVAVGSTDPKYRGNFSTMVRYKSLSMNAVFGYRFGGQQYNQTLIDKVETTSYKYNVDQRVYDSRWQQPGDQAAFKGLLVNSPTFKTSRFVQDENTITCQNINLQYDLRSKYLLKNMGMEALSFSASMADAFYISTVRQERGTSYPFSRQFSLSINATF comes from the coding sequence ATGAATTTTTACAGGACATTTAAATATGGCAGATCCGGCCGTATTTATGCCAGGATACTATTGAAATTGAAGCTAACTTTTATACTATTGACCACTGTGATTCTGCAGGTTAGCGCAACCGGCTATGCCCAGGTCACACTAAAGGAAAGTGCCACTCCATTGGAGAAGGTAATTCAAAAAATAAGAAGGCAAAGCGGGTATGATTTCTTTTATAATGCAGGGATGTTGATTAAGGCCAGACCGGTTACCATCAATATCAGAAATGCGGAAGTAGAAGAGGTGCTTGAGCTTTGTTTCAAAGATCAGCCATTCACCTATAAGATAGAACAAAAGACCATAGTCATCAGATACCTTGATGTTGTGGAATTGCAGAATCGTGCAATCATTGTCAGAGGGAGAATTATTGATGAAACAGGGAAACCTATTCCCGGAGCATCGATCAGGTATGCAGGAACTGCAACTGAACGGGGGCAAACTGTAAGCAGCGACGAGAATGGACAGTTCCGGATCGTGGTGCCTTCAGAGAAGACTGTATTGTTGATCTCTTTTGTCGGCTATAAAACGCAGGAAGTTAAACTCAGACCTGGTCAGCCTCCTCTTACGATAAAAATGGAGCAGGCGGAAAATAAAATGAACGAAGTAGTGATCAGTACCGGAATTTTTCGCAAAACTGATAAGAGTTTTACAGGAGCCTCTACAACAGTTACCGCAAAAGAACTTCAGCAATTTGGCAACAGGAACCTGATTACCTCTTTACGTAATATTGATCCTTCATTTAACCTGATTGAGAGTAATATGTTTGGAAATAATCCGAACAGGATGCCTGAGATTCAGATTCGCGGGAATTCCAGTATTCCAAATGTAAACCAGCTGGAAGATCAGACAAAGGTAGGGTTGAATACACCCCTGATCATTCTTGACGGATTTCAGTCTACCGTACAAAAAATGCTGGATATCAATGAAAATGAGGTGGAGTCCATTACCATCCTCAAAGATGCTTCGGCAACGGCCATTTATGGTTCACGTGGTTCAAATGGCGTAGTTGTAATTACGACTAAAGCGCCCAGACCGGGGAAACTCAGGATTACCTATCGGGGAGATGTGTCCGTAGAAGCACCTGATCTGAGTGCCTATCAGCTTTTAAATGGGAGGGATAAATTAGAGCTTGAACGTAGGGCTGGTTATTTTGACCATACGACGAGTGGTAATGGAGAAAGTGACCGGGCAGAAGATGTTATCCGACTTCAGCGTTATTATAACTACCTGCTTAATGAGGTTAATAGTGGCGTAAATACGGATTGGTTGTCTATGCCAACCCGTACCTCTGTTGGACAAAAACATAACTTGCGTCTGGAAGGCGGGGATACGAAGTTTCGGTATGCTGCCTCAGCTCAGTACAATGATGTGGAAGGGGTAATGAAGGGATCAAACCGCAAGACATTTAATGGCGCAATCACTTTGTCTTACCTGCTTGAAAATGTGAAATTCAGGAATAACCTTCAGATTGCAGATGGAAATTCTGCGGAATCGCCTTATGGAAAGTTCAGCGATTTTGTAAAAATGAATCCTTACTGGAGACCATATGACAGTGATGGCAATGTAATTAAAGAACTGGGCTATCCCGGGAGCCTGGATTATACCGGATACTGGAGGAATTTGCCTGTTAATCCCTTATACGATGCCACCCTGAATACTTTCGATAAGAGCTCCCGATCTGAAATTACAAACAATACTTCTGTGGAATGGACGATTATGAAAGATATTCTTTTCCGGGCACAGCTTGGGTTATCTAAAAGAGTAGAACAAACTGATCGGTTCCGGCCGGCAGACCATACTGCTTTTACCAATTATGCGATTGAAGACTTCTTTCGCAGAGGGGATTACAAGTATGGAATCTCAAATGCGTTTGCTTATGATGGCTCTCTCAACTTGTCATATACAAAAGTTTTTGGAGAAAAACATACCGTATTTGCCGGTGCAGACTACAATATGCGTCAGGATAAGGGCTCAGCCTATAATTTCCTTACTGAAGGATATAGTAATGCAGATCTGGATTTTATGTCTACAGGGCTTCAGTATGAGAAAAACGGAAAACCTTCTGGTTATGAGTCATTATCCCGTGCAATCGGCCTTACCGGTAACCTGAACTATATTTATGACAACCGTTACTTTGCCGATGTGTCCATGCGTATAGATGGTTCATCTCAGTTTGGAACGAGTAAGAGATTTGCTCCGTTTTGGTCCACAGGTATCGGCTGGAACATCCATAATGAAGCCTTTTTTAAAGGAAGTAAAGTTGTAAACCGATTGAAGTTACGCGGATCTGCAGGGATTACCGGTTCACAGAATTTTAGCGCTTACCAGTCTCTTTCTACTTATCAGTACTATACTGATGACCGCTATTTCAATTGGAATGGCGCTTATCTTTTAGGTTTGGGAAATAAAGATCTTCAATGGCAACAGGCCATGAAGTACAATATTGGGGTAGATGCAGAATTTTTAAACAGCAGGTTGAGGTTGACTGGAGATTACTATATAGAAAATACCAACGACCTGATCTCCTCTGTAAACCTTCCGGCCTCTAACGGTTTTGATAGCTATATCGCAAATATTGGCCGGATGAGAAATAAGGGGTTTGAAATCAAAGCCACCGGTTATGTGATGAGCCGCCCTCAACAAGGCTTCTTTTGGAGTGTCAGTGCTGCTTTGATTCAAAACAGGAATAAGGTTCTGGAGACTTCGCAGGCAATGAAAGACGCCCAGCGGAAACTCCAGAATGATACAGGAGCACCGCAGACATTATATGTGGAAGGTTATTCCAGTAATGCCATCTGGGTGGTACCTTCATTGGGAATAGATCCGAGTACGGGAAAAGAATTATACCTGGGAAAAGATGGACTCCCAACTTATGTGTGGAGAGGAAAAGATGTAGTAGCTGTTGGATCAACGGATCCAAAATACAGAGGTAACTTCAGTACCATGGTCCGTTATAAGTCGCTATCCATGAACGCAGTATTTGGATACCGTTTCGGAGGACAGCAATATAATCAGACCTTGATTGATAAAGTAGAAACGACCAGCTATAAATACAATGTAGACCAAAGGGTTTATGACAGCCGTTGGCAACAGCCCGGAGATCAGGCCGCATTTAAAGGCCTGTTAGTGAACTCTCCGACTTTCAAAACCTCCCGTTTTGTACAGGACGAGAATACCATTACCTGTCAGAATATCAATCTTCAGTATGACCTGAGGTCAAAATATCTGCTGAAAAATATGGGGATGGAAGCATTGTCTTTCTCAGCAAGCATGGCTGATGCTTTTTATATATCCACAGTGAGACAGGAACGGGGAACATCTTATCCTTTCTCCAGACAATTTTCTCTGAGTATTAACGCGACATTCTAA
- a CDS encoding RagB/SusD family nutrient uptake outer membrane protein: MKNIKQTLLVLVAVLSLISCKKFLTVNPKTEMPQDKLFSTEGGFKDALTGAYIQMNDKNAYGFAMTMGTVENLASSWDVVANTAEQRIGLFNFDDEIVRNRLSDIFKMEYKVIASVNAILAQIDQKKSVFKTSGMYETIKSECLTIRAYCHMDMLRLFGPSPANVNVGNMLPYVKVLSNVPNPGLPYETFKTALLQDLAEAEALVKDIDPITQYSLDELRKPGPQNAFNPTDTYMAFRYLRLNYYAIKALQARAYLWFNDKSRAYESAKVVIEAKNKDGKPKFRLGTAADMSAKDYLLTCEHIFGLYDFKLYTKYMENFANGNLKKGSSATTINGQLYGNTGTDIREANLWQLVVQANSAKTYVLRKYQVPEKQDIYQPDLKQIPMLRISELYLIGMESASAGEAAALWNTFRISRNLPPAPFPADPLQLELALLKEYRKEFYGEGQGFFAYKRLNAPKTSFLFAPSAATINYLLPLPATESVNF, from the coding sequence ATGAAAAATATTAAACAAACCTTATTGGTCCTGGTGGCAGTACTTTCTTTGATCTCCTGTAAGAAGTTTCTTACGGTAAATCCAAAGACAGAGATGCCTCAGGATAAACTCTTCAGTACAGAAGGAGGGTTTAAAGATGCGTTAACCGGCGCATACATTCAAATGAATGACAAAAATGCTTATGGTTTTGCTATGACTATGGGGACTGTAGAGAACCTGGCGTCGAGTTGGGATGTAGTTGCAAATACCGCTGAACAAAGAATCGGACTTTTTAATTTTGATGATGAAATTGTTCGGAACCGGCTTTCTGATATTTTTAAAATGGAGTACAAGGTCATTGCCAGTGTGAATGCGATTCTTGCTCAGATTGATCAGAAAAAAAGTGTTTTCAAAACCAGTGGGATGTACGAAACGATAAAGTCAGAATGTCTGACTATCCGTGCGTATTGCCATATGGATATGCTGCGGTTGTTCGGCCCATCACCTGCAAACGTGAACGTTGGGAATATGCTTCCCTATGTGAAAGTGTTATCTAATGTGCCTAATCCAGGCCTTCCTTATGAGACTTTCAAAACGGCATTGCTGCAGGATCTTGCCGAAGCAGAAGCTTTGGTGAAAGACATAGACCCGATTACTCAGTATTCTCTTGATGAACTTAGAAAACCAGGGCCACAGAATGCTTTTAATCCCACAGATACCTATATGGCTTTCCGCTACCTGAGGTTGAACTATTATGCGATAAAAGCATTGCAGGCCCGTGCATATTTATGGTTTAATGATAAATCCAGGGCATATGAATCAGCAAAAGTGGTGATTGAAGCTAAAAATAAAGATGGGAAACCTAAATTCAGACTGGGTACAGCTGCTGATATGAGCGCTAAAGATTACCTGTTGACTTGTGAGCATATTTTTGGTTTATATGACTTTAAACTATATACCAAATACATGGAAAACTTTGCCAATGGGAATTTAAAAAAAGGAAGCTCCGCGACAACCATTAATGGCCAGTTATATGGAAATACGGGTACTGATATTCGTGAAGCCAACTTATGGCAATTGGTTGTACAAGCCAATTCCGCAAAGACTTATGTATTGAGAAAATACCAGGTGCCGGAAAAACAAGACATCTATCAACCGGATCTGAAACAAATTCCGATGCTCAGGATTAGCGAGCTTTATCTGATCGGCATGGAGAGCGCCTCTGCCGGCGAAGCAGCTGCATTATGGAATACCTTCCGTATCTCAAGAAACCTTCCTCCGGCTCCTTTTCCAGCAGACCCACTTCAGCTTGAGCTGGCGCTGTTGAAGGAATACAGGAAAGAGTTTTATGGGGAAGGTCAAGGCTTCTTTGCTTATAAAAGACTGAATGCACCCAAAACAAGTTTTCTTTTTGCTCCATCGGCTGCAACAATCAATTACCTATTGCCTTTACCAGCAACTGAAAGCGTTAATTTTTAA
- a CDS encoding DUF4843 domain-containing protein: MNRLIYLAIMMILFTTIGCKKDQYYLYNDVARLQFGPDVSRIYKSDYNLADTLKTSTFYYESDQVLLDTVWFDIYAIGGPTVADRPFKLEQDLLAGADNAVAGTHYKSFDDPAILKNYVIKAGEVHAFVPVILMRDPSLKTRTVTLKFNIVANDQFQLGETSNLWRKVVFTDRLSQPIIWNATISRYYLGDYSVVKHAFMIETTGQKFDQAFITKIYSEFAPMSYWVGVLKTNLIDYNKLHPNDPLKDEFGQLVIFP, translated from the coding sequence ATGAACAGACTAATATATTTAGCCATAATGATGATTCTTTTTACCACCATAGGCTGTAAAAAGGATCAGTATTACCTCTATAACGATGTTGCAAGATTGCAGTTCGGGCCGGATGTGTCCCGGATTTATAAAAGTGATTACAATCTTGCCGATACCTTGAAGACCTCAACTTTTTATTATGAAAGCGATCAGGTACTGCTGGATACGGTATGGTTTGATATTTATGCAATTGGTGGGCCAACTGTTGCGGATAGACCCTTCAAACTGGAGCAGGATTTACTTGCCGGAGCTGATAATGCGGTGGCTGGGACGCATTATAAATCTTTTGATGATCCGGCCATCTTAAAAAACTATGTAATCAAAGCGGGGGAGGTCCATGCTTTCGTTCCCGTGATTCTGATGAGAGACCCTTCTTTAAAAACAAGGACCGTAACCCTCAAATTCAATATAGTAGCAAACGATCAGTTTCAGTTGGGGGAGACCAGTAATTTATGGAGAAAAGTTGTTTTTACTGACCGCTTAAGTCAGCCGATTATTTGGAATGCTACGATATCCAGATATTATCTGGGCGACTATAGTGTGGTTAAACATGCCTTCATGATTGAAACTACCGGTCAGAAATTTGATCAGGCATTCATTACCAAGATCTATTCTGAATTTGCCCCTATGAGTTATTGGGTGGGTGTTCTTAAAACCAATCTTATAGACTACAATAAACTGCATCCGAATGATCCCTTGAAAGATGAATTCGGCCAATTGGTCATCTTCCCATAA
- a CDS encoding PKD-like family lipoprotein → MKNRNYLIFLLLTVMITSCKKDKINDYQPNEIITIKGIEERYTKMSLADKITLDPEVSSTDPKAEFEYMWGIYETNVQGYAPKLDTIARTKAINYLIKQDAKGWVLVFRATNKNTGFSKYVTSDINVTTLFTRGWYVMKDNGNETDLDLFMTPASIVPESKREDVFSLVNGRKLPGKAMLMNYYTNYKSNVGGVFVNTKSLFLITDKDASVVNINTLKEINGFNQMFYQAPGIKAPGFVSDGSQANYFMNNGQLYGFYTMSINTGQFGQRKLIDESNSPYHLSRYFLTAHNYDPIFFDEVSSSFFSADGSGDALNALVEDEETEMKATHNNKKLLFMGAKSLYPDYHGYAVLQDKTDAALKILTRINPDPYSFKLVNDTLKTTDKIYHASRYALIDTDENVIYFVVGNQVWSRNLSNKFEQLQYTIPAGEEITFMRHRRNPPFGSLSEQEKPYEYNLIMIGTKTGGNYTVRMFKKTSGNLLPEPLITLKGKGSVGDVMYMAPSMGTDTYPNTY, encoded by the coding sequence ATGAAAAATAGAAATTACCTGATTTTCTTGCTCTTAACGGTAATGATAACCTCTTGTAAGAAGGATAAAATTAACGATTATCAGCCTAATGAAATCATTACTATAAAGGGCATTGAGGAGCGCTACACTAAAATGTCTCTTGCCGATAAGATTACTCTGGATCCTGAAGTGAGTTCAACAGACCCCAAGGCGGAATTTGAATACATGTGGGGAATATATGAAACCAATGTACAGGGATATGCCCCCAAATTAGATACGATTGCCAGAACCAAAGCGATAAATTACCTGATTAAGCAGGATGCAAAAGGTTGGGTATTGGTTTTTCGTGCAACCAATAAGAACACTGGTTTTTCAAAGTATGTCACTTCAGACATTAACGTGACCACGCTATTTACCCGGGGATGGTATGTGATGAAAGATAATGGAAATGAAACCGATCTGGATTTATTCATGACTCCGGCATCTATTGTTCCTGAATCTAAGAGGGAGGATGTTTTTAGTTTGGTGAATGGACGGAAACTACCGGGAAAGGCGATGTTGATGAATTATTATACGAATTATAAATCAAACGTCGGCGGAGTTTTTGTCAATACAAAATCGCTTTTTCTGATTACGGATAAGGATGCATCTGTTGTTAATATCAATACCCTTAAGGAGATCAATGGATTCAATCAGATGTTTTATCAGGCTCCGGGAATAAAGGCGCCTGGCTTTGTTTCTGATGGGAGCCAGGCCAATTATTTTATGAATAACGGTCAGCTTTATGGGTTTTATACCATGTCTATCAATACCGGGCAGTTTGGTCAGCGTAAATTGATCGATGAATCCAATAGTCCTTATCACCTGTCGAGATACTTTTTAACTGCTCATAATTATGATCCGATTTTTTTTGATGAGGTGAGCAGTTCTTTCTTTTCTGCGGATGGATCAGGAGATGCACTCAACGCTCTGGTAGAAGATGAGGAAACAGAAATGAAAGCTACACACAATAATAAAAAGCTATTGTTTATGGGAGCAAAAAGTTTATATCCGGACTATCATGGGTATGCTGTGCTACAAGATAAAACAGATGCGGCACTTAAAATACTGACCCGGATTAACCCTGATCCTTATAGCTTTAAGCTGGTTAATGATACCCTGAAAACAACCGATAAGATTTATCATGCCAGTCGCTATGCGTTAATCGACACGGATGAGAACGTTATCTACTTTGTAGTTGGTAATCAGGTCTGGTCACGCAATCTTTCGAATAAATTCGAGCAGTTACAGTATACCATTCCTGCCGGAGAAGAAATCACCTTTATGCGGCATCGCAGGAATCCTCCTTTTGGTTCTTTATCAGAGCAGGAGAAACCGTATGAATACAACCTGATCATGATTGGTACTAAAACCGGAGGAAACTATACTGTCCGCATGTTTAAGAAAACGTCCGGAAATTTGTTGCCGGAACCATTGATTACACTTAAAGGGAAAGGTAGCGTAGGGGATGTGATGTACATGGCGCCGTCAATGGGCACTGATACTTATCCCAATACTTATTAA